A genomic window from Thermodesulfitimonas autotrophica includes:
- the ispE gene encoding 4-(cytidine 5'-diphospho)-2-C-methyl-D-erythritol kinase produces the protein MAICYVARAKINLCLDILGRYANGYHEIATVMQSLALGDRIFLEAAAGLTLTVEGEPVPEGEANLVVRAARRLAEATGYRGGAVITLVKRIPVAAGLGGGSADAAATLVGLNELWGLGCDTAFLAALGAEIGADIPFCLTGGTALATGRGERIRHLPALPELGVLLLKPPYGISTGEAYRDYDLLAPKWEPVAAAMAAAFDRGAWREALGYCGNAFEAVAFRKHPELARLKQELKEAGALAALMSGSGPTLYGLFPSVEAASRAAQVFSGRDLRVIVTATTAAGLGRREESPLDAG, from the coding sequence GTGGCTATTTGCTACGTTGCACGGGCGAAAATTAACCTCTGCCTTGATATCCTTGGACGCTACGCCAACGGTTACCACGAGATAGCTACGGTGATGCAGAGCCTGGCGCTGGGTGACCGTATATTCCTCGAAGCGGCGGCGGGTTTGACCCTCACGGTGGAAGGTGAACCGGTACCGGAAGGCGAGGCGAACCTGGTAGTCCGGGCGGCCAGGCGTCTGGCCGAAGCGACTGGCTACCGGGGAGGAGCGGTGATCACGCTTGTTAAGCGGATACCTGTGGCCGCGGGGCTCGGTGGGGGGTCGGCCGACGCTGCCGCTACCCTGGTTGGGTTGAACGAGCTCTGGGGGTTGGGGTGCGACACCGCGTTTTTGGCGGCCCTGGGGGCAGAAATCGGTGCCGATATTCCTTTTTGCCTCACAGGCGGCACGGCGCTGGCCACGGGCAGGGGAGAGAGGATACGCCACCTGCCTGCGCTACCGGAGCTGGGGGTTCTTCTTTTGAAGCCGCCGTACGGGATTTCTACGGGTGAGGCTTACCGCGATTACGACCTCTTGGCCCCTAAATGGGAACCGGTGGCCGCGGCAATGGCCGCGGCGTTTGATCGTGGCGCGTGGCGCGAGGCCCTGGGATATTGCGGTAACGCCTTCGAGGCGGTTGCCTTCAGGAAACACCCGGAGCTGGCTCGTTTAAAGCAGGAGTTAAAGGAGGCTGGCGCGCTCGCCGCGCTCATGTCGGGCAGCGGGCCTACGCTTTATGGGCTTTTCCCTTCGGTTGAGGCGGCGTCCCGGGCGGCGCAGGTTTTTTCCGGGCGGGATCTCCGGGTGATCGTGACTGCTACGACGGCGGCAGGCCTCGGACGCCGGGAGGAAAGCCCGCTCGACGCGGGCTAA
- a CDS encoding GntR family transcriptional regulator, whose translation MKLDNYKPLREVVFESLREAIIKGVLKPGERLMEVQLAEELGVSRTPVREAIRKLELEGLVVMLPRRGAYVAGISVKDIADVFEVRAALEALAASLAAERITEEELEELERSLVEIGEVSETQDIETIVARDTRFHDIIYRASRNNWLIQIISNLQDQLQRFRMTTLSRPGRTREAVEEHRKIVEAISERNSELAAQLAREHIENAESSLLSTLKER comes from the coding sequence GTGAAGCTCGATAACTACAAGCCCCTCCGCGAGGTGGTTTTCGAGTCCCTCCGGGAGGCGATCATCAAAGGGGTGTTAAAACCGGGTGAGCGGCTAATGGAGGTGCAGCTTGCGGAGGAGTTAGGGGTGAGCCGGACTCCTGTACGGGAGGCGATTCGCAAACTCGAGCTCGAAGGTCTGGTGGTGATGCTTCCCCGCCGTGGCGCTTATGTTGCCGGTATCAGCGTGAAGGATATTGCGGACGTTTTCGAAGTCCGGGCGGCGCTGGAGGCTCTCGCGGCAAGCCTTGCGGCGGAGCGGATTACGGAAGAGGAGCTTGAAGAACTGGAACGGTCCCTGGTGGAAATCGGCGAGGTGAGTGAGACGCAAGATATCGAGACAATTGTAGCGCGGGATACGCGGTTTCACGATATTATCTACCGGGCCAGCCGCAACAACTGGCTAATCCAGATCATTTCCAACCTTCAGGACCAGCTCCAACGCTTCCGGATGACCACCCTCTCCCGACCGGGTAGAACCCGCGAGGCGGTTGAGGAACACCGGAAAATCGTCGAGGCAATTTCGGAACGGAACAGCGAGCTTGCGGCGCAGTTAGCCCGCGAGCACATAGAGAATGCCGAAAGCAGCCTCTTAAGCACGCTGAAGGAGCGATAG
- a CDS encoding nucleotidyltransferase family protein has product MMIPAVVLAGAPNSGPLHEISPASFEALIDLCGRPLAAYVIQALLDSAVISKVVVVGPGELQKEFPAARVTIIPPQGNMIENLAAGLEAVSGAARVLVATGDIPLLTPVAVEGFLRLCARHDADVYYSVVPRDAVERAYPEVKRTYVRLKEGVFTGGNVGLVDPTVMKRALGRARDFVRLRKKPLRLALVVGPGLLLWYVLGRLSLVQAERKVARFLGVRGRVVVTPWPEIGIDVDKPSDFVLAQKILCKAAKSG; this is encoded by the coding sequence ATGATGATTCCGGCGGTTGTTCTGGCGGGAGCTCCTAACAGCGGGCCACTCCACGAGATTTCACCGGCGAGCTTCGAGGCACTTATTGATTTATGCGGGCGGCCCCTTGCGGCGTACGTGATCCAGGCGCTGCTTGATTCCGCAGTTATCAGCAAGGTTGTGGTTGTCGGTCCTGGGGAGCTTCAAAAAGAATTTCCCGCCGCGCGGGTTACCATCATTCCACCGCAGGGGAACATGATCGAGAACCTGGCGGCAGGGTTAGAGGCCGTGTCCGGTGCCGCCCGGGTGCTAGTAGCGACAGGGGATATCCCGCTCTTGACTCCGGTGGCGGTAGAAGGATTCTTGCGGTTGTGCGCGCGCCACGATGCCGATGTCTACTATTCTGTTGTGCCGCGGGATGCCGTGGAAAGGGCCTACCCGGAAGTTAAGCGCACTTACGTCCGCTTGAAAGAAGGAGTTTTCACCGGTGGCAACGTTGGGCTGGTTGATCCCACCGTGATGAAAAGGGCGCTGGGTCGGGCCCGGGACTTTGTGCGTCTCCGCAAGAAACCGCTGCGCCTGGCGCTGGTCGTCGGTCCAGGGCTTCTGCTCTGGTACGTTTTGGGGCGTTTGTCGCTGGTTCAGGCGGAGCGGAAAGTCGCCCGCTTTTTAGGCGTTCGGGGGCGGGTGGTGGTTACGCCTTGGCCCGAAATCGGGATCGATGTCGATAAGCCTTCTGATTTCGTGTTGGCCCAAAAGATACTTTGCAAAGCTGCAAAAAGCGGGTGA
- a CDS encoding BON domain-containing protein — MDQTELKAAVEALLARDKNLRGYGIRVNVDRNTVYLTGVVDTLSEKEYLAALVSALPGVDRVVPDIAISTDGAINDGAVLAEVAEELQVAGVDPKHIGARVKDGVVTLIGRTDDPAELAAAREAAAKARGVKGVTAAVRLQRGNRETLAAIFHRQVKNDREEGKD, encoded by the coding sequence ATGGATCAAACCGAACTTAAGGCCGCGGTCGAAGCGTTGCTAGCAAGGGATAAAAACCTCCGGGGTTACGGGATACGGGTCAATGTCGACCGTAATACCGTTTACCTGACCGGCGTGGTGGATACTCTTAGTGAAAAAGAATACTTGGCGGCGTTAGTAAGCGCTCTCCCCGGCGTAGACCGGGTAGTGCCTGATATTGCCATCAGCACGGACGGTGCGATTAACGACGGCGCCGTCCTGGCAGAGGTGGCTGAAGAGTTGCAGGTAGCAGGAGTAGACCCCAAGCACATTGGCGCCAGAGTGAAGGATGGCGTTGTCACCCTCATCGGGAGAACGGACGACCCCGCAGAACTGGCTGCGGCACGTGAGGCGGCGGCGAAAGCCCGGGGAGTAAAAGGCGTTACCGCCGCCGTCCGCCTGCAAAGGGGCAACCGAGAAACTCTCGCCGCTATTTTTCACCGCCAGGTAAAAAACGACCGGGAAGAGGGAAAAGACTAA
- the dsrA gene encoding dissimilatory-type sulfite reductase subunit alpha, with the protein MSKEFKPPGPKVPQKEINYQELRIYTDEELQNPSDEELKNFKIKYDIPRCEQLESGPWPSFVADLKLEACRRRKLADDRMLIPREVCEDLLGVLELSFEHGECHWKHGGIVGVSGYGGGVIGRYCDLPDQFPAIAHFHTIRVNQPASKFYKTDFLRAMADLWEFRGSGILNMHGSTGDIIFLGTTTEQLEPIFQEMAHHLSQDIGGSGSNLRTPSCCLGKARCEFALYDTQEMCYEMTMHYQDELHRPGFPYKFKMKFDGCPNGCVASIARADMSVIGTWRDNIRIDQEAVQAYIAGEIPPNAGAFAGRNWGKFDIQKEVIDLCPTKCMWMEGNKLRIDDKNCVRCMHCINTMPRALRPGTDTGVMLLFGAKAPILEGAQMSVLTIPFMEAEPPYDNIKAIVDKVFEWWMDNGKNRERLGELIQRMGLPKFCEVIGVPVMPQMVWKPRENPYIFWKEEDVPGGFKRDINDFRTRHTRKEV; encoded by the coding sequence ATGTCTAAGGAATTCAAGCCCCCAGGGCCAAAAGTTCCCCAGAAAGAAATAAACTATCAGGAACTCCGCATCTACACCGACGAAGAGTTACAGAACCCTTCGGATGAAGAGCTTAAGAATTTCAAAATAAAGTACGACATTCCGAGATGTGAGCAGCTTGAGTCAGGGCCGTGGCCGAGCTTTGTTGCGGACCTGAAGCTTGAGGCTTGCCGCAGAAGGAAACTTGCTGACGACCGGATGTTGATTCCGCGCGAGGTGTGTGAAGACTTGTTGGGCGTGCTCGAGCTTTCCTTTGAGCACGGCGAGTGTCACTGGAAACACGGCGGTATCGTCGGCGTCAGCGGTTACGGCGGTGGCGTCATCGGCCGGTATTGCGACCTGCCCGACCAGTTCCCAGCCATTGCTCACTTCCATACCATCCGTGTTAACCAGCCCGCCAGCAAGTTTTACAAGACCGACTTCCTCCGCGCCATGGCAGACCTCTGGGAGTTCCGCGGGAGCGGCATTCTGAATATGCACGGTTCCACCGGCGACATTATCTTCCTCGGCACCACGACCGAGCAGCTCGAGCCGATCTTCCAGGAAATGGCCCACCACCTGAGCCAGGATATCGGTGGTTCAGGCTCTAACCTGCGGACGCCTTCCTGCTGCCTCGGTAAGGCGCGGTGCGAGTTTGCCCTCTACGACACGCAGGAAATGTGCTACGAGATGACCATGCATTACCAGGACGAGTTGCACCGGCCCGGTTTCCCCTATAAGTTCAAGATGAAATTTGACGGTTGTCCCAACGGCTGCGTGGCTTCGATCGCGCGGGCAGACATGTCGGTGATCGGTACTTGGCGGGACAACATTCGGATCGACCAGGAGGCGGTTCAGGCTTACATCGCCGGGGAGATTCCGCCCAATGCGGGTGCGTTTGCCGGCAGGAACTGGGGTAAGTTCGATATCCAGAAGGAGGTCATCGACCTCTGCCCGACCAAGTGCATGTGGATGGAGGGCAACAAGCTTAGAATCGACGACAAGAACTGCGTCCGCTGCATGCACTGCATCAACACCATGCCGCGCGCGCTCCGGCCCGGTACCGATACCGGCGTAATGCTGCTCTTTGGTGCGAAGGCGCCGATCCTCGAGGGCGCGCAGATGTCGGTGCTGACGATTCCCTTCATGGAAGCGGAACCGCCTTACGACAACATCAAGGCGATCGTGGACAAGGTCTTCGAGTGGTGGATGGACAACGGTAAGAACCGCGAGCGCCTCGGTGAGTTGATCCAGCGGATGGGCCTGCCGAAGTTCTGCGAGGTTATCGGCGTGCCGGTGATGCCGCAGATGGTCTGGAAGCCGCGGGAGAACCCGTACATCTTCTGGAAGGAAGAGGATGTGCCGGGTGGGTTCAAGAGAGACATCAACGATTTCAGAACCAGGCACACCAGAAAGGAAGTATAA
- the dsrB gene encoding dissimilatory-type sulfite reductase subunit beta, translating into MGLSTTRYGVYNPEKPRENRITDIGPRYYWDFFPPIIQRNYGKWLYHEILEPGILMHVSETGEKVYTVRCGGMRIMSVALLREICDIADKYCDGYVRFTTRNNIEFLCDSLEKVEALKADLKERKQYCGSYKFPIGGTGCGITNIVHTQGYIHCHTPATDASSIVKAVLDELFEYFQSMKLPAKLRVSMACCLNMCGAVHCSDIAMLGYHRKPPMIDHDFVAKLCEIPTVIASCPLGAISPATTPDGKKTVKIKEDRCMFCGNCYTMCAALPLADKEGDGVVLLAGGKLSNRKSQPRFSKVIVPFLPNNFPRYPEVCKTIRKIVEVYAAHANKYERLGEWAERIGWEKFFELCELPFTDHLVDDYRLAYDTYRTSTLFKYTDAAWAVSKAAGGIK; encoded by the coding sequence ATGGGTCTATCTACGACGAGATACGGCGTTTACAATCCGGAGAAACCCAGAGAAAACCGGATTACCGATATCGGGCCGCGGTATTACTGGGACTTTTTCCCGCCTATTATCCAGCGGAATTACGGCAAGTGGCTCTACCACGAGATTCTCGAACCGGGTATTCTGATGCACGTATCCGAGACGGGCGAGAAGGTTTACACCGTCCGTTGTGGCGGCATGCGGATCATGAGCGTGGCGCTGCTGCGTGAGATCTGCGATATCGCCGACAAGTACTGCGACGGCTACGTTCGTTTCACCACGCGTAATAACATTGAGTTCCTCTGCGACAGCCTGGAGAAGGTCGAGGCGCTGAAAGCAGACCTCAAGGAGCGGAAACAGTACTGCGGCAGCTATAAGTTCCCGATTGGCGGAACGGGCTGCGGCATCACCAACATCGTTCATACTCAGGGCTACATCCACTGCCACACGCCGGCAACCGATGCTTCGTCGATCGTGAAGGCGGTTTTGGATGAGCTTTTTGAGTACTTCCAGAGCATGAAGCTGCCGGCGAAGCTCCGCGTTTCGATGGCCTGCTGCCTCAACATGTGCGGCGCGGTGCACTGCTCCGACATCGCGATGCTGGGCTACCACCGCAAGCCGCCGATGATCGACCACGACTTTGTTGCGAAGCTCTGTGAGATCCCGACGGTGATTGCTTCCTGCCCGCTCGGTGCCATCTCGCCGGCGACCACCCCGGACGGGAAGAAGACCGTGAAAATCAAAGAGGATCGGTGCATGTTCTGCGGCAACTGCTACACGATGTGTGCCGCGCTGCCGCTGGCCGATAAAGAGGGCGACGGTGTCGTGCTTCTCGCCGGCGGTAAGCTCTCCAACCGGAAGAGCCAGCCGCGGTTCTCGAAGGTAATCGTGCCGTTCCTGCCGAACAACTTCCCGCGCTACCCCGAGGTATGCAAGACCATCCGGAAGATCGTCGAAGTTTACGCGGCCCACGCCAACAAGTACGAGCGGCTCGGCGAGTGGGCGGAGCGCATCGGCTGGGAGAAGTTCTTCGAGCTGTGCGAGCTGCCGTTCACGGACCACCTCGTCGACGATTACCGCTTGGCTTACGACACCTACCGGACCAGCACCCTCTTCAAGTACACGGATGCAGCTTGGGCGGTATCAAAAGCGGCGGGTGGCATAAAATAA
- a CDS encoding dissimilatory sulfite reductase D family protein codes for MSLEEMKAIVVEYLTQAKKSKHYFNDLQKAIQKKFPDASLRDVKKACNELIAEGKITYFSTGSTTMYCLAGREGETTDKGE; via the coding sequence ATGTCGCTGGAAGAAATGAAGGCGATCGTTGTGGAGTATCTTACCCAGGCAAAAAAGTCGAAGCATTACTTCAACGATCTCCAGAAGGCTATCCAGAAAAAATTTCCGGACGCTAGCCTTCGGGACGTAAAGAAGGCATGCAACGAGCTTATTGCCGAAGGGAAGATTACCTACTTTTCCACCGGGAGCACGACCATGTACTGCTTGGCCGGTCGGGAAGGAGAAACCACCGATAAGGGAGAGTAA